One genomic segment of Hordeum vulgare subsp. vulgare chromosome 2H, MorexV3_pseudomolecules_assembly, whole genome shotgun sequence includes these proteins:
- the LOC123429177 gene encoding flowering-promoting factor 1-like protein 5, whose protein sequence is MAGGGVWVFRKDGVMELMSAGVQPSAAAAPSKKALVYVPANETMRSLEALEQRLGSLGWERYYENRDIVQLHRRDGGVDLIALPRDFAKFRSTHMYDIVVKNRHHFKVVDI, encoded by the coding sequence ATGGCGGGGGGAGGCGTGTGGGTGTTCCGGAAGGACGGGGTGATGGAGCTGATGAGCGCCGGGGTGCagccgtcggcggcggcggcgccgagCAAGAAGGCGCTGGTGTACGTGCCGGCGAACGAGACGATGCGGTCACTGGAGGCGCTGGAGCAGCGGCTGGGGTCGCTGGGCTGGGAGCGCTACTACGAGAACCGAGACATCGTGCAGCTCCACCGGCGCGACGGCGGCGTCGACCTCATCGCGCTCCCGCGAGACTTTGCGAAGTTCCGGTCCACACACATGtacgacatcgtcgtcaagaacaGGCACCACTTCAAGGTTGTCGACATCTAG